In the Lepidochelys kempii isolate rLepKem1 chromosome 3, rLepKem1.hap2, whole genome shotgun sequence genome, one interval contains:
- the TBXT gene encoding T-box transcription factor T, translated as MSSPGTESSGKSLQYRVDHLLSAVENELQAGSEKGDPTERELRVTLEENELWLRFKELTNEMIVTKNGRRMFPVLKVSVSGLDPNAMYSFLLDFVAADNHRWKYVNGEWVPGGKPEPQAPSCVYIHPDSPNFGAHWMKAPVSFSKVKLTNKLNGGGQIMLNSLHKYEPRIHIVRVGGPQRMITSHSFPETQFIAVTAYQNEEITALKIKYNPFAKAFLDAKERSDHKDMMDEVGDNQQSGYSQLGGWLIPGTGSLCPPSNPHAQFGAPLSLSSAHSCERFSSLRNHRSAPYPNPYAHRNNSPTAYADNSSACLSMLQSHDNWSSLGVPTHTSMLPMSHSTGTSTSSSQYPNLWSVNNSTITPVSQSGGMSNGLSSQFLRGSTAHYPPLPHSVTASSSGSPLYDAGTPTDISDSQYDTSAHNRLASTWTPVTPPSM; from the exons atgagTTCTCCCGGCACGGAGAGCTCCGGCAAGAGCTTGCAGTACCGGGTGGACCATCTCCTAAGCGCGGTGGAAAACGAGCTGCAGGCTGGCAGCGAGAAGGGAGACCCCACGGAGCGGGAGCTACGAGTCACTCTGGAGGAGAATGAGCTGTGGCTGCGCTTCAAGGAGCTCACCAACGAGATGATCGTGACCAAGAACGGCAG GCGGATGTTCCCCGTGCTGAAGGTGAGCGTGTCCGGCCTGGACCCCAACGCCATGTACTCCTTCCTGCTGGACTTCGTGGCCGCCGACAATCACCGCTGGAAGTACGTGAACGGGGAGTGGGTCCCCGGGGGCAAGCCCGAGCCGCAGGCCCCGAGCTGCGTCTACATCCACCCGGACTCGCCCAACTTCGGAGCGCACTGGATGAAGGCGCCGGTTTCCTTCAGCAAAGTCAAACTCACCAACAAGCTCAACGGAGGGGGGCAG ATCATGTTGAACTCCTTGCACAAGTATGAGCCTAGGATTCATATAGTGAGAGTTGGTGGCCCTCAGCGTATGATAACCAGCCATTCCTTCCCAGAGACCCAGTTTATAGCTGTGACAGCTTATCAGAATGAGGAG atcacagctttaaaaattaaatacaatCCATTTGCAAAGGCTTTCCTTGATGCAAAAGAAAG AAGTGATCACAAAGATATGATGGATGAAGTCGGAGACAATCAACAGTCTGGGTATTCACAGT TAGGTGGCTGGCTTATTCCTGGAACTGGGAGTCTGTGCCCCCCCTCCAATCCTCATGCTCAATTTGGAGCACCTCTATCACTGTCCTCTGCTCACAGCTGTGAAAGATTCTCATCGCTGAGGAATCACCGTTCTGCCCCTTACCCCAATCCATATGCCCACAGAAACAACTCTCCAA CAGCCTATGCTGATAATTCCTCAGCCTGTCTTTCCATGCTCCAATCCCATGACAACTGGTCCAGTCTAGGAGTTCCCACACACACTAGTATGCTGCCCATGAGTCACAGCACTGGCACATCTACCAGCTCCAG TCAGTATCCCAACTTGTGGTCTGTGAATAACAGCACCATCACACCCGTGTCTCAGTCAGGTGGGATGTCCAATGGACTGAGCTCCCAGTTTTTGCGAGGCTCTACAGCACACTACCCACCCCTTCCTCACTCTGTCACTGCCTCCTCCTCGGGATCTCCGCTGTATGATGCTGGCACACCAACAGACATTTCTGACAGTCAGTATGATACCTCTGCACATAATAGGCTGGCATCCACATGGACTCCTGTCACACCACCTTCTATGTAA